One Glaciihabitans arcticus DNA window includes the following coding sequences:
- a CDS encoding NAD(P)H-quinone dehydrogenase translates to MAYEFERKQRIAILGGGPGGYEAALAGAQLGGEVTLVERTGVGGSAVLTDVVPSKTLIATAEATNAIGEAADLGVQFFTRGESGRPVRPEVTVNLAAVNARLLRLARQQSEDMKSQLIKAGVRIVQGEGRLDGPNKIVVATGRGKAGTDFDEIEADTIVISVGASPRELDTAKPDGERILTWTQLYTLDTTPEHLIVVGSGVTGAEFASAYTALGSKVTLISSRDQVLPGEDADAARVIEDVFTRNGMTVLSKSRAESVTRTKTGVVATLSDGRTVEGSHCLMAVGSIPNTAGLGLEEAGVQMTESGHIRVNRVARTSVPSIYAAGDCSDFLPLASVASQQGRTAVFHAMGDAVNPTELRNVTSNIFTQPEIATVGWTQKQIEDGIAQGEIYKLPLSSNPRAKMMGIKDGFVKLFARTGSGTVIGGVIVAPHASELISTIAIAVEHRLTVDQLARAFTVYPSLTGSITDAARAMHIVN, encoded by the coding sequence ATGGCCTACGAATTCGAGCGCAAACAACGGATTGCAATCCTCGGCGGGGGTCCCGGCGGCTACGAAGCCGCCCTCGCGGGAGCCCAGCTCGGCGGCGAGGTCACCCTCGTCGAGCGCACCGGTGTCGGCGGGTCGGCCGTGCTCACCGATGTCGTTCCCTCGAAGACCCTCATCGCGACGGCCGAGGCCACCAACGCGATCGGTGAGGCAGCGGACCTCGGCGTACAGTTCTTCACCCGCGGCGAGAGTGGCCGCCCCGTTCGCCCCGAAGTCACCGTCAACCTGGCCGCAGTGAATGCCCGCCTGCTGCGCCTCGCGCGCCAGCAGTCCGAAGACATGAAGAGCCAGCTCATCAAGGCCGGCGTGCGCATCGTTCAGGGCGAGGGGCGTCTCGACGGCCCGAACAAGATCGTCGTCGCCACTGGTCGTGGCAAGGCCGGCACCGACTTCGACGAGATCGAGGCCGACACCATCGTGATCTCCGTCGGCGCCTCCCCGCGCGAGCTCGACACCGCCAAGCCCGACGGCGAGCGCATCCTGACCTGGACCCAGCTCTACACGCTCGACACCACCCCCGAGCACCTCATCGTCGTCGGATCCGGTGTGACCGGTGCCGAGTTCGCCTCCGCCTACACGGCGCTCGGCTCCAAGGTCACGCTGATCTCATCCCGCGACCAGGTGCTGCCCGGTGAGGACGCCGACGCCGCGCGCGTCATCGAGGACGTCTTCACCCGCAACGGCATGACCGTGCTCTCCAAGAGCCGCGCCGAGTCAGTGACCCGCACCAAGACCGGGGTGGTCGCCACACTCTCCGACGGTCGCACCGTCGAGGGCAGCCACTGCCTGATGGCGGTCGGCTCGATCCCCAACACCGCTGGGCTCGGGCTGGAAGAGGCGGGCGTGCAGATGACGGAGAGCGGGCACATCCGCGTCAATCGCGTCGCACGCACCTCGGTGCCCTCGATCTATGCGGCGGGGGACTGCAGCGACTTCCTGCCCCTCGCGTCGGTGGCCTCCCAGCAGGGGCGCACGGCCGTCTTCCATGCGATGGGGGATGCAGTCAATCCCACCGAGTTGCGCAACGTGACATCCAACATCTTCACGCAGCCCGAGATCGCGACCGTCGGCTGGACGCAGAAGCAGATCGAGGACGGCATCGCCCAGGGCGAGATCTACAAGCTGCCGCTGTCGTCGAACCCGCGGGCCAAGATGATGGGCATCAAGGACGGCTTCGTGAAGTTGTTCGCGCGCACCGGCTCGGGCACCGTCATCGGCGGGGTCATCGTGGCGCCGCACGCCTCGGAGCTGATCTCGACCATCGCGATCGCGGTGGAACACCGCCTCACCGTCGACCAGCTCGCGCGCGCGTTCACCGTCTACCCCTCACTCACCGGCAGCATCACGGATGCCGCCCGGGCAATGCACATCGTCAACTAG
- a CDS encoding acetyl/propionyl/methylcrotonyl-CoA carboxylase subunit alpha — translation MARITKVLIANRGEIAVRVIRAAKDSGIAAVAVYADQDRDARHVRLADEAYALEGSTSAETYLVIDKILSVARRSGADAVHPGYGFLAENADFARAVIDAGLIWIGPSPDAIEKLGDKVSARHIAEKVGAPLAPGTLNPVSGAQEVLDFVDIHGLPVAIKAAFGGGGRGLKVARTREEIPELFESATREAIAAFGRGECFVEKYLDQPRHVETQCLADAFGNVVVISTRDCSLQRRHQKLVEEAPAPFLSDEQNLALYTSSKAILKEVGYVGAGTCEFLVAKDGTISFLEVNTRLQVEHPVSEEVTGIDLVREQFRLAEGGKLEYGDPVPQGHSFEFRINGEDPGLNFMPSPGPVHVLRFPGGPGVRVDSGVTTGDVISGAFDSLLAKLIVTGATREDALERSRRALDEFEVAGLPTVLPFHRKIVRDPAFTSNPFSVYTRWIETDFDNDIEPWSGSLQDSAAAASRHSVVVEVEGKRIEVSLPTKLLPATGSVANAAAPKRRGGGAVSTVTGDSVKAPMQATIVKLAVAEGDVVVKGDLILVLEAMKMEQPITAHKDGTITGVNASVGATVSSGHLLLNIS, via the coding sequence ATGGCTCGAATCACCAAGGTCCTGATCGCAAACCGTGGAGAGATCGCGGTGCGCGTCATCCGCGCCGCGAAAGACAGCGGGATCGCCGCCGTCGCCGTCTACGCCGACCAGGATCGGGATGCCCGCCACGTGCGGCTCGCCGATGAGGCGTACGCCCTCGAGGGCTCGACCTCCGCGGAGACCTACCTCGTCATCGACAAGATCCTCTCCGTCGCCCGCCGCTCCGGCGCCGATGCCGTACACCCCGGATACGGCTTCCTCGCCGAGAACGCCGACTTCGCCCGCGCCGTCATCGACGCCGGCCTCATCTGGATCGGCCCCTCGCCCGACGCGATCGAGAAGCTCGGAGACAAGGTCTCCGCGCGGCACATCGCCGAGAAGGTCGGAGCGCCGCTCGCACCCGGAACCCTCAACCCGGTGTCGGGTGCGCAGGAGGTGCTCGACTTCGTCGACATCCACGGCCTGCCGGTCGCCATCAAGGCCGCCTTCGGTGGTGGCGGACGCGGACTCAAGGTCGCCCGCACACGCGAAGAGATCCCCGAACTGTTCGAGTCCGCGACCCGCGAGGCGATCGCCGCCTTCGGTCGCGGCGAGTGCTTCGTCGAGAAGTACCTCGACCAACCGCGCCACGTCGAGACCCAGTGCCTCGCCGACGCCTTCGGCAACGTCGTCGTCATCTCCACCCGCGACTGCTCGCTGCAGCGCCGCCACCAGAAGCTCGTGGAGGAGGCGCCCGCCCCGTTCCTCTCCGACGAGCAGAACCTCGCGCTCTACACGTCGTCGAAGGCGATCCTCAAGGAGGTGGGCTACGTCGGCGCCGGAACCTGCGAGTTCCTGGTCGCCAAGGACGGCACCATCTCCTTCCTCGAGGTCAACACGCGCCTGCAGGTCGAGCACCCTGTCTCGGAAGAAGTCACCGGCATCGACCTCGTACGCGAGCAGTTCCGACTCGCCGAGGGCGGCAAGCTCGAATACGGCGACCCCGTGCCGCAGGGACACTCCTTCGAATTCCGTATCAACGGTGAGGACCCGGGCCTGAACTTCATGCCCTCCCCCGGTCCCGTGCACGTGCTGCGCTTCCCCGGTGGCCCCGGCGTGCGCGTCGACAGCGGCGTGACCACCGGAGACGTCATCAGCGGCGCCTTCGACTCTCTGCTCGCCAAACTCATCGTCACGGGCGCCACCCGCGAGGACGCCCTCGAGCGCTCGCGCCGTGCCCTCGACGAGTTCGAGGTCGCGGGCCTGCCCACCGTGCTGCCCTTCCACCGCAAGATCGTGAGGGACCCTGCTTTCACGTCCAACCCGTTCTCGGTGTACACCCGCTGGATCGAGACCGACTTCGACAACGACATCGAGCCGTGGAGCGGGTCGCTGCAGGATTCGGCGGCCGCGGCATCCCGCCACAGCGTCGTCGTCGAGGTCGAGGGCAAGCGCATCGAGGTATCGCTGCCCACGAAGCTGCTGCCCGCGACCGGGAGTGTCGCCAACGCGGCCGCCCCGAAGCGTCGCGGCGGCGGTGCCGTGTCGACTGTGACCGGCGACTCGGTGAAGGCACCGATGCAGGCCACCATCGTCAAGCTCGCCGTCGCTGAGGGCGATGTCGTCGTCAAGGGCGACCTGATCCTCGTGCTCGAGGCCATGAAGATGGAGCAGCCGATCACCGCCCACAAGGACGGCACTATCACCGGCGTGAACGCGTCGGTGGGTGCGACGGTCTCGTCGGGGCACCTGCTGCTCAACATCTCGTAG
- a CDS encoding Maf family protein, which translates to MRLYLASTSPARLATLRAAGVEPLLIDPAVDEEMAVAIAGSLAPTDHVQLLAQLKAEAVVGRTVDGAPIDGFILGGDSAFELDGVVYGKPHTPEVARERWLAQRGREGQLHSGHWLIDHRGGAFRGAVGGVSSSFVRFADVTDAEIDAYVATGEPLEVAGAFTIDSLGAAFISEVRGDPHAVVGLSVALLRTLLLEFDVSWHSLWNRGL; encoded by the coding sequence CTGCGTCTCTATCTCGCCTCCACGTCCCCCGCCCGCCTCGCGACGCTTCGCGCGGCCGGCGTCGAACCGCTGCTCATCGACCCCGCGGTCGACGAGGAGATGGCCGTCGCCATCGCAGGAAGTCTCGCGCCGACCGACCACGTGCAGCTGCTCGCCCAGCTCAAGGCGGAAGCCGTCGTCGGCCGTACCGTCGACGGCGCACCCATCGACGGGTTCATCCTGGGCGGGGATTCCGCCTTCGAGCTCGACGGCGTCGTCTACGGAAAACCGCATACGCCCGAGGTCGCGCGCGAGCGCTGGCTCGCCCAGCGGGGCCGCGAGGGGCAGCTGCACTCGGGCCACTGGCTGATCGACCACCGGGGCGGGGCGTTCCGCGGGGCGGTGGGCGGGGTGTCGTCATCCTTCGTTCGATTCGCGGATGTCACGGACGCCGAGATCGACGCCTACGTCGCCACCGGGGAGCCGCTCGAAGTCGCGGGCGCGTTCACGATTGACAGCCTCGGGGCCGCGTTCATCAGCGAGGTGCGCGGTGATCCGCACGCCGTCGTCGGGCTCTCGGTCGCCCTGTTGCGCACCCTGTTGCTCGAATTCGACGTGAGCTGGCACAGCCTGTGGAACCGCGGCTTGTAG
- a CDS encoding class I SAM-dependent RNA methyltransferase produces MGEMQGKTLEIDVTNIAHGGVSVARHDGRVIFVSDAIPGERVKARITEDSKKSFWRAETVSVVEPSEHRRPHVWAAASLDRVPEERAGGAEFGHITLDHQRELKRQVLEDSMQRMGRTTIEHTPVEGLEGSDDGTGWRTRVRLHVDEYGRVGPYAARSHRVIEVDDLPLATAALNEAAPLRQLFAGEEHVDVLSPSTGGARLIVGTQKPTTITEVVGEREFRLADSGFWQVHEHAASTLTTAVQEAIDGDRFDPRAHNLDLYGGVGLLAAAVADRFGPATQITSVESDSAATDFAAGNLVEWIGANAQTGRVERWVRELAASATAIDKGRLRNATIVLDPPRSGAGKEVVASLAALAPAQLVYVACDPVALSRDVALFAERGYELVRLRAYDLFPNTHHFEAVATLVRS; encoded by the coding sequence ATGGGTGAGATGCAGGGTAAGACGCTTGAGATCGACGTTACCAACATTGCGCACGGAGGTGTCTCCGTCGCGCGTCACGACGGTCGGGTGATCTTCGTGAGTGACGCGATCCCGGGGGAGCGCGTGAAGGCGCGCATCACCGAGGACTCGAAGAAGTCATTCTGGCGGGCCGAGACCGTGTCCGTCGTGGAGCCGAGCGAGCACCGACGACCGCACGTCTGGGCGGCTGCTTCGCTCGACCGGGTTCCCGAGGAGCGCGCGGGCGGCGCGGAATTCGGGCACATCACCCTCGATCACCAGCGAGAGCTCAAGCGACAGGTGCTCGAGGATTCGATGCAGCGGATGGGCCGCACCACCATCGAGCACACGCCCGTCGAGGGCCTCGAGGGAAGCGACGACGGCACCGGCTGGCGCACCCGCGTGCGCCTGCACGTCGACGAGTACGGCCGCGTCGGCCCGTACGCGGCGCGCTCGCACCGCGTCATCGAGGTCGACGACCTTCCGCTCGCGACCGCGGCGCTGAACGAGGCGGCGCCGCTCCGGCAGCTGTTCGCGGGGGAGGAGCACGTGGACGTGCTCTCGCCGTCCACGGGAGGCGCCCGACTCATCGTGGGCACGCAGAAGCCGACCACCATCACCGAAGTCGTGGGGGAGAGGGAGTTCCGACTGGCCGACTCGGGCTTCTGGCAGGTGCACGAGCATGCGGCATCCACACTCACCACTGCGGTTCAGGAGGCGATCGACGGCGACCGGTTCGACCCGCGCGCCCACAACCTCGACCTGTACGGCGGTGTCGGGCTGCTCGCTGCCGCCGTCGCCGACCGGTTCGGACCAGCCACCCAGATCACGAGTGTCGAGAGCGATTCCGCCGCAACGGATTTCGCCGCGGGCAACCTCGTCGAGTGGATCGGGGCCAACGCGCAGACGGGTCGGGTGGAGCGCTGGGTGCGTGAGCTCGCGGCATCCGCCACTGCCATCGACAAGGGGCGCCTGCGCAACGCGACGATCGTGCTCGACCCGCCCCGTTCGGGCGCCGGCAAGGAGGTCGTGGCGAGCCTCGCCGCCCTCGCCCCCGCGCAGCTGGTCTACGTGGCCTGCGACCCTGTCGCCCTATCGCGGGATGTCGCACTGTTCGCCGAGCGCGGCTACGAGCTCGTGCGGCTCCGCGCTTACGACCTGTTTCCG